Proteins from a single region of Rhodovibrio salinarum DSM 9154:
- the xth gene encoding exodeoxyribonuclease III — translation MRIATYNVNSIRIRLHCLDQLVQEAKPDVICLQETKVTDDAFPFDHAAELGYPHVAVRGEKSYNGVAILSRHPFEAEERWDWWGQSDSRHLKVQFPDAFELHCFYVPSGGPDPDPEKNPKFAHKLGFLDEMTAWARDAQASGRKIAILGDFNVAPLETDVWNHKKIKRQVGHTPLESEKMATLLDAGGFVDVGRHFVPPEELLFTWWGYRHPQSFQKNYGWRLDHFWVTQPLAAHLQRHQVLSQARAWERPSDHVPVLVDLE, via the coding sequence ATGCGTATCGCCACCTACAACGTCAATTCCATCCGGATCCGCCTGCACTGCCTGGACCAGTTGGTGCAGGAGGCCAAACCGGACGTCATCTGCCTGCAGGAAACCAAGGTCACGGACGACGCCTTCCCGTTCGACCACGCGGCCGAACTCGGCTACCCGCACGTCGCCGTGCGTGGGGAGAAGAGCTATAACGGCGTGGCCATCCTATCCCGCCACCCCTTCGAGGCGGAGGAGCGCTGGGACTGGTGGGGGCAAAGCGACAGCCGCCACCTGAAGGTACAGTTTCCCGACGCCTTCGAGCTGCACTGCTTCTACGTCCCCTCCGGCGGTCCCGACCCGGACCCGGAGAAGAACCCGAAGTTCGCCCACAAGCTGGGCTTCCTGGACGAGATGACCGCCTGGGCACGCGACGCGCAAGCCTCCGGGCGCAAGATCGCGATCCTGGGCGACTTCAATGTCGCGCCGCTGGAAACGGACGTCTGGAACCACAAGAAGATCAAGCGGCAGGTCGGGCACACGCCGCTGGAATCCGAGAAGATGGCGACCCTGCTGGACGCCGGCGGCTTCGTCGACGTCGGCCGCCATTTCGTCCCGCCGGAGGAGCTCCTGTTCACCTGGTGGGGCTACCGCCACCCGCAGTCCTTCCAGAAGAACTACGGCTGGCGCCTGGATCACTTCTGGGTCACGCAGCCGCTCGCCGCCCATCTGCAGCGCCACCAGGTGCTGTCCCAGGCGCGCGCCTGGGAACGTCCGAGCGATCACGTGCCCGTGCTGGTAGACCTCGAATAG
- a CDS encoding RNA-binding S4 domain-containing protein, translating to MTDEAPQTSQSMTDAAEAALPDGPSQPKPDPNAPGIRADKWLWQARFFKSRTLAAKAIQGGIRLSGDKTDKPNRSVRVGDVLTFQQGRQIRVIRVEALGTRRGPAPEARTLFTDLDPPQPKPKGEKAPPPGAERPKGAGRPTKRERRQIDKLHGTDDVL from the coding sequence ATGACGGACGAGGCGCCACAGACATCGCAGTCGATGACCGACGCCGCGGAAGCCGCGTTGCCGGACGGCCCGTCGCAGCCCAAGCCGGACCCGAACGCCCCCGGCATCCGGGCGGACAAGTGGCTGTGGCAAGCGCGCTTCTTCAAAAGCCGCACCCTGGCGGCCAAGGCGATCCAGGGCGGCATCCGGCTGTCGGGCGACAAGACCGACAAGCCTAACCGATCGGTGCGCGTGGGCGACGTCCTGACCTTTCAGCAGGGCCGCCAGATCCGGGTGATCCGGGTGGAGGCGCTCGGCACCCGACGCGGTCCCGCGCCGGAAGCGCGCACGCTGTTCACCGACCTCGACCCGCCGCAGCCCAAGCCCAAGGGTGAGAAAGCCCCACCGCCCGGCGCCGAACGTCCCAAGGGGGCCGGCCGCCCCACCAAGCGCGAGCGCCGTCAGATCGACAAGCTGCACGGGACCGACGACGTGCTGTAA
- a CDS encoding gamma-glutamyl-gamma-aminobutyrate hydrolase family protein, translating into MTDTSPHPIPLVALPACRWEKDGQSYHTIGDKYVRAVAETAGCLPMMLPSLGDSLDLNDLIGKLDGLVLTGSPSNVHPERYGEAPNEKAEPYDLWRDAVTLPLIRKAAEAGLPLLAICRGLQELNVAFGGTLYPKVHEVEGRDDHRRPQVDDLETQYGPRHPVELSPDGPLRNVLGPGPVEVNSLHHQAVREIAPSLKLEAWAPDGTVEALSRPGSPGFLLAVQWHPEYRAADNAVSKKVFGAFAEAARTRARLRQNVAGA; encoded by the coding sequence ATGACCGACACATCGCCGCACCCGATTCCGCTCGTCGCCCTGCCCGCCTGCCGCTGGGAAAAGGACGGACAGAGCTACCATACGATCGGCGACAAGTACGTGCGTGCGGTGGCGGAAACCGCCGGCTGCCTGCCGATGATGCTGCCAAGCCTGGGCGATTCCCTCGACCTGAACGACCTGATCGGCAAGCTGGACGGACTGGTGCTGACCGGCAGCCCGTCCAACGTCCACCCGGAACGCTACGGCGAGGCCCCCAACGAAAAGGCGGAGCCATACGACCTTTGGCGCGACGCCGTCACGCTACCGCTGATCCGCAAGGCGGCCGAGGCCGGCCTGCCTTTGCTGGCGATCTGCCGCGGCCTGCAGGAGCTGAACGTCGCCTTCGGAGGAACCCTCTATCCCAAGGTCCACGAGGTCGAAGGCCGCGATGACCACCGCCGGCCGCAGGTCGACGACCTGGAAACGCAATACGGCCCACGGCATCCAGTTGAACTCTCGCCAGACGGCCCGCTGCGCAATGTACTCGGCCCGGGGCCGGTCGAGGTGAACTCCCTGCATCACCAAGCGGTCCGGGAGATCGCGCCGTCGCTGAAGCTTGAGGCCTGGGCGCCCGATGGCACGGTGGAAGCCCTGTCCCGCCCCGGCTCCCCAGGCTTTCTGTTGGCCGTGCAATGGCATCCGGAATACCGCGCCGCCGACAACGCGGTGTCGAAGAAGGTGTTCGGCGCCTTCGCCGAAGCGGCCCGGACGCGCGCACGCCTGCGTCAAAATGTCGCAGGCGCATAA